The following are from one region of the Methyloprofundus sedimenti genome:
- a CDS encoding c-type cytochrome codes for MPNNPNLIRFCTTTTSKAFYLLIVLWTLVFTPSAHAWHPISSNTKILGIYPDYPKILYEQLPNAAAVKRGEYLVKIGDCIACHSNPKAGTYPFSGGLPIDTPFGTFFTPNITPDKTTGIGNWSEQDFIQVMHQGIRPNGSNSFPAFPYVYFNRIKPQDLKDIWAYLQVIPAVSLGNKGNTLPAIIDWRIWQTVWKSLYFYPDQGVFNSDPDKSEAWNRGAYLVNGLGHCTMCHTPMNVMGAEEKKYFLTGSLIEGYWAPDITGLGLSSARRYQVANVFRKSQLINAAGPVRGPMADANHDSLQYLTDDDSLAIAEYLKSVVSKQPRNLPQRLEDQPRLKRGEQVYANVCVICHLKGEAGAPRIGDQANWEQRLASSDKGLSGLYSHAINGFNKMPVKGACVTCNDADVKAGVDYILYQSLLHSQWIELQNPLPLPRVATTSFTLGKQVYRNNCSVCHDQGQLGAPKIGDEQQWQARIKKNMDVLILNTLQGKANMPVKGGCSHCTDTEIIAAVKYLVQQSQKQNNYTLW; via the coding sequence ATGCCTAACAATCCTAATCTAATTCGGTTTTGTACAACAACGACCAGCAAAGCTTTTTATTTGCTGATAGTGCTTTGGACTCTTGTGTTTACCCCTTCAGCGCATGCCTGGCACCCGATCTCTTCAAATACAAAAATTCTCGGCATTTATCCAGATTACCCAAAAATCCTTTATGAGCAGTTACCGAATGCAGCAGCGGTAAAGCGTGGAGAATATCTGGTAAAAATCGGTGATTGTATTGCTTGCCATAGTAATCCTAAGGCAGGAACATATCCGTTTTCTGGCGGTTTGCCTATCGACACTCCTTTTGGTACCTTTTTTACGCCCAATATTACACCCGATAAAACAACCGGGATTGGCAACTGGAGTGAGCAGGATTTCATACAGGTCATGCACCAGGGTATACGCCCGAATGGTTCCAATTCCTTTCCCGCATTTCCCTATGTTTATTTCAATCGTATCAAGCCACAAGATTTAAAGGACATCTGGGCCTATTTGCAGGTTATCCCTGCCGTTAGCCTGGGAAATAAAGGCAATACACTACCTGCTATAATTGATTGGCGAATCTGGCAAACTGTCTGGAAGAGTCTCTACTTTTATCCTGACCAGGGAGTTTTTAACAGCGACCCGGACAAATCTGAGGCATGGAACCGTGGAGCCTATCTAGTTAATGGTCTGGGGCATTGCACCATGTGCCATACGCCAATGAATGTAATGGGCGCAGAAGAAAAAAAATATTTTCTTACTGGCTCGTTGATCGAAGGATACTGGGCGCCGGATATCACTGGCTTGGGATTAAGTAGTGCACGCAGGTATCAAGTGGCTAATGTGTTTCGCAAGAGCCAGTTGATTAATGCTGCAGGCCCTGTCAGAGGACCGATGGCTGATGCCAATCATGACAGCTTACAATATTTAACCGATGACGACAGCCTCGCAATTGCTGAATATTTAAAAAGTGTCGTCAGCAAGCAGCCACGTAATCTGCCACAGCGACTTGAGGATCAACCTCGATTAAAACGCGGCGAACAGGTTTATGCCAATGTATGTGTCATCTGCCATTTAAAGGGTGAGGCAGGGGCGCCCAGAATAGGTGATCAAGCCAACTGGGAACAACGCCTTGCAAGTTCTGACAAGGGCTTATCCGGTTTGTATAGTCATGCGATTAACGGTTTCAATAAAATGCCGGTAAAAGGCGCGTGTGTTACCTGCAATGATGCTGATGTAAAGGCCGGGGTAGATTACATTCTGTATCAATCACTATTGCATTCGCAGTGGATCGAGTTGCAAAATCCATTGCCCTTACCTCGAGTTGCAACGACTAGCTTTACTCTGGGTAAGCAGGTTTACCGCAACAACTGTAGCGTCTGTCATGACCAGGGGCAATTGGGAGCACCGAAAATCGGTGATGAGCAGCAATGGCAGGCGCGAATTAAAAAAAATATGGATGTGCTAATTTTAAATACACTGCAGGGTAAAGCCAATATGCCAGTCAAAGGAGGATGTTCTCATTGTACTGACACAGAAATTATTGCAGCGGTGAAATATCTGGTACAGCAAAGCCAGAAACAAAATAACTATACATTGTGGTGA
- a CDS encoding cytochrome c oxidase subunit 3, producing the protein MNVQPIKHSRNSQYFIPGPSVWPVSLCASIILFFIGAANWLHDRWFGPYLLYLGLLCILGAMCAWFTNVIRENKASNYNTQVGYSFRWGMTWFIFSEVLFFASFFGALFYTRVFSVPELSGAIRPLTHILLWPDFSGGWPLLHNPDNRQFLGANSVGNIWGIPALNTLLLLSSGVTLTIAHWGLCLKRRAVLIGGLFFTILLGATFLGCQASEYYAAYQQHGLTLNAGSYGSLFFLLTGFHGAHVTIGSTMLIVMLIRSIQGDFSPENHFAFSATAWYWHFVDVVWLMLFIFFYWI; encoded by the coding sequence ATGAACGTACAGCCAATAAAACATAGCCGTAATAGCCAATATTTCATACCGGGACCTTCTGTCTGGCCGGTATCTTTATGTGCAAGTATTATTCTTTTCTTTATTGGTGCCGCGAATTGGTTACATGATCGCTGGTTTGGCCCCTACCTGCTATATCTTGGCTTACTCTGTATTCTGGGAGCAATGTGTGCCTGGTTTACTAATGTCATACGCGAGAATAAAGCGTCAAACTATAATACGCAAGTGGGTTATTCGTTTCGCTGGGGAATGACCTGGTTCATTTTTTCTGAAGTTCTTTTTTTTGCTAGTTTCTTTGGCGCGCTTTTTTATACCCGGGTGTTCAGTGTGCCTGAATTAAGTGGGGCTATTCGCCCATTGACACATATCTTATTATGGCCGGATTTTTCTGGGGGCTGGCCTTTATTACATAATCCAGATAACAGACAATTTCTCGGCGCTAATTCAGTAGGCAATATCTGGGGAATCCCGGCGCTGAATACTTTATTGCTATTATCCAGTGGTGTCACCTTAACCATTGCTCATTGGGGCCTATGCCTGAAAAGGCGAGCTGTATTAATCGGCGGACTGTTTTTTACCATACTGCTGGGAGCAACTTTTCTCGGCTGCCAGGCTTCGGAATATTATGCTGCTTATCAACAGCATGGTCTAACGCTCAATGCAGGTAGCTACGGTAGCCTGTTTTTTCTTTTAACCGGGTTTCATGGCGCGCATGTTACCATCGGCTCGACGATGTTAATCGTTATGTTGATACGCAGTATTCAGGGAGATTTTTCTCCAGAGAATCATTTTGCCTTCAGTGCGACCGCCTGGTACTGGCACTTTGTTGATGTCGTCTGGCTCATGTTATTTATATTTTTTTACTGGATTTAA
- a CDS encoding DUF1264 domain-containing protein encodes MKLKLLMSSALIVLVSGCSKSEQAPVVVEKAAVYNETLNPRQKEYPNHLGFNDLHIQAIRHIKPDTHDVNDPKLQTIVHHHCKAYDDGTFICLMFHSGMKDQDKPIGFEYIITTAQYNSLPEEEKHYWHYHLVEVPRAHATFPDLTAEEAAKILPAVNETYGKVIYFKNMDDEFPLGEPYVLIVQDMPEQD; translated from the coding sequence ATGAAACTAAAATTACTTATGTCTAGCGCGTTAATCGTTCTGGTAAGTGGCTGTTCAAAATCTGAACAAGCACCTGTTGTCGTAGAAAAAGCAGCGGTATACAACGAAACCTTGAATCCTCGCCAAAAAGAATATCCAAATCATTTGGGCTTTAACGATTTACATATTCAAGCGATCCGACATATAAAACCTGATACCCATGATGTCAACGATCCCAAATTACAAACAATAGTGCATCATCATTGTAAAGCCTATGACGACGGTACTTTTATTTGCTTAATGTTCCACTCAGGTATGAAAGATCAGGATAAGCCAATTGGTTTTGAGTACATTATTACTACAGCGCAATATAATTCATTGCCAGAAGAAGAAAAACATTACTGGCATTATCATCTGGTAGAAGTGCCAAGAGCTCATGCAACATTTCCGGATTTAACAGCTGAAGAAGCTGCAAAAATATTACCTGCAGTTAACGAGACCTACGGTAAAGTTATTTATTTTAAAAATATGGATGATGAATTTCCGTTGGGTGAACCTTACGTCCTGATTGTTCAGGATATGCCTGAGCAAGACTAA
- the coxB gene encoding cytochrome c oxidase subunit II encodes MPISAMAEWSINLPKGVTPVSRDIYDLHMLTMAICAGIGLIVYSFLIFILFRYRRSRGAKPTDFDNNSTLENIWTVTPFLILVAMAIPSTLVLIDMEDESNADITIKITGSQWQWHYAYLDKDIEFYSRLSTPTEQIHGHAKKGEWYLLEVDKPLVLPVHQKVRFLVTSDDVIHSWWVPELGVKRDAIPGYIHESWAKILELGIYRGQCAELCGVDHAFMPIVVKAVTEQEFTQWLAQQNKPPHPEETVKWKMDTEMRKGREHYMHYCAACHQEDGSGIPPLFPALTTSSVVVGKPISRHIDLVLQGVPGSAMPAFAGQLSNAEIAAIITYERNAWDHDTGDLITPEQVQMRRSK; translated from the coding sequence ATGCCGATATCTGCTATGGCCGAATGGAGCATCAACCTACCCAAAGGCGTGACTCCTGTAAGTCGGGATATCTATGACTTGCATATGCTCACCATGGCAATTTGTGCGGGTATCGGCTTGATAGTATATTCCTTTCTGATTTTCATTCTGTTTCGTTACCGGCGCTCGCGCGGCGCAAAACCGACTGATTTCGATAATAACAGTACCCTGGAAAATATCTGGACAGTCACTCCTTTTCTCATTCTGGTCGCCATGGCTATCCCTTCAACCCTGGTTCTAATAGATATGGAAGATGAATCTAATGCTGATATCACTATCAAAATTACTGGATCGCAATGGCAATGGCACTATGCCTATCTGGATAAAGACATTGAATTCTACAGCAGGTTGTCTACGCCAACAGAGCAGATTCATGGACATGCCAAAAAGGGAGAATGGTATTTACTGGAGGTCGATAAACCTCTCGTTTTACCTGTTCATCAGAAAGTGCGTTTTTTGGTAACGTCAGATGATGTTATTCATTCCTGGTGGGTCCCGGAACTAGGGGTAAAACGTGACGCGATTCCTGGTTATATACATGAATCCTGGGCGAAAATTCTTGAACTGGGAATTTATCGGGGCCAGTGTGCTGAGCTATGCGGAGTCGATCATGCATTTATGCCTATCGTCGTTAAAGCGGTTACGGAACAAGAGTTTACTCAGTGGCTTGCACAGCAGAATAAACCACCTCACCCTGAGGAGACCGTCAAATGGAAAATGGATACAGAAATGCGTAAAGGAAGAGAGCACTATATGCATTATTGCGCAGCGTGTCATCAGGAAGATGGCAGTGGAATCCCGCCGCTGTTTCCAGCATTAACTACCAGCTCTGTGGTAGTAGGTAAACCCATCAGTCGGCATATAGACCTGGTACTACAAGGCGTTCCCGGCAGTGCCATGCCTGCATTTGCAGGGCAACTCAGTAACGCTGAAATTGCAGCTATCATTACATACGAACGCAATGCCTGGGATCATGATACCGGTGATCTTATAACACCTGAACAAGTGCAGATGCGCCGATCAAAATAA
- a CDS encoding cytochrome-c peroxidase: MQKVSMGFLLCLQVSLVLADNLLGLPGLSIPVNNQQTLKKIALGKKLFNDKRLSQDETISCASCHDKNRAFTDGQKVAVGIRQQVGFRNAPTVINAAYYQTLFLDGRAASLEEQALGPFLNPIEHGLKSHRQIVEVVAQDPYYQQQFTVVFNSAEITVQQIAQAIASFERTLIAGNSAFDRYLFGRDRLALTPSEARGMRLFRRKGNCANCHEISGKDALFMDNRFYNLGVGFDKVNPQIDVFVQAIRTGENADEFSFTEAQRAELGRFNVTHAIADLGKFKTPTLRNVALTAPYMHDGSIHTLAEVVEYYDKGGDKNAFQDPAIFPLHLTNQEKKDLVAFLNALTSEQYLSK; the protein is encoded by the coding sequence ATGCAAAAAGTTAGCATGGGTTTCTTACTGTGTTTACAGGTTTCATTGGTTTTAGCAGATAACTTACTTGGCCTGCCAGGGCTTTCTATACCAGTAAATAACCAGCAAACACTTAAAAAAATCGCCTTGGGTAAAAAGCTTTTTAATGATAAACGTCTAAGCCAGGATGAAACAATTAGCTGTGCTAGTTGTCATGATAAAAACAGGGCCTTTACTGACGGACAAAAAGTTGCTGTTGGTATTAGACAACAAGTCGGTTTTAGAAATGCACCAACAGTTATCAATGCAGCTTATTACCAGACTTTATTTTTAGATGGCAGAGCAGCCAGTCTAGAAGAGCAGGCACTTGGTCCTTTTTTGAATCCTATCGAGCATGGCTTAAAAAGTCATCGGCAAATCGTTGAGGTAGTTGCTCAAGACCCTTATTATCAGCAACAGTTTACAGTAGTATTTAATTCGGCAGAAATAACGGTACAGCAGATAGCTCAAGCTATAGCGAGTTTTGAGCGTACATTGATTGCAGGCAACTCAGCTTTCGATCGCTATTTATTCGGTCGTGATAGGCTGGCGTTAACTCCAAGCGAAGCGCGTGGAATGCGCCTTTTTAGACGCAAAGGCAACTGTGCCAACTGCCACGAGATAAGCGGCAAAGATGCCTTGTTTATGGATAATCGATTTTATAATCTAGGTGTAGGTTTTGATAAAGTGAATCCACAAATAGATGTGTTTGTTCAAGCTATAAGAACAGGGGAGAATGCAGATGAATTTTCTTTTACCGAGGCACAGAGGGCAGAATTAGGTCGATTTAACGTAACTCATGCCATTGCCGATTTAGGTAAATTTAAAACCCCTACGCTGCGAAATGTCGCCTTAACGGCACCCTATATGCATGATGGCAGTATTCATACCTTAGCAGAGGTTGTTGAATACTATGATAAAGGCGGCGATAAAAATGCATTTCAGGATCCCGCTATTTTCCCTTTGCATTTAACAAATCAGGAAAAAAAAGATTTAGTGGCTTTTCTTAACGCTTTGACCAGTGAGCAGTATTTGTCTAAATGA
- a CDS encoding NAD-dependent malic enzyme, translating into MTEEFNTAKTQLDILAPTSLSGNAILENPLLNKGTAFSEEERIELGLLGLLPPHIESLDDQALRAYEAFSMFETELEKHIYLRALQDNNEILFYRMVHDHLTEMMPIIYTPVVGEACQKFSEIYRRSRGLFISYPERQYIETILDNAIGKNIRVIVVTDGERILGLGDQGAGGMGIPIGKLSLYSVCGGIDPATTLPITLDVGTNNEERIKDPLYIGWRHSRINGEQYYEFLDLFVQAVIRKWPQVVLQFEDFALIHATPLLEKYRDQLCTFNDDIQGTAAVTVGTLLAAVKAANVSLCEQNVVFLGAGSAGCGIAEQIIAAMVMLGLTEADARRHIFMVDRHGLVHDGMEAKFPFQQRLAQSYTRVANWSADSSQSISLLEVIKQARPAILIGVSGQPGLFTEEIIREMTRGTATPIIFPLSNPTARIEAEPADVIKWSDGKALIATGSPFSPVNYKGQNYPIAQCNNSYIFPGIGLGILASEASRVTDGMLMAAAIALSESAENDTGSSESGLLPPLEDIRKVSKNIALAVGLQAQSDGVASKTSIEILQDKINETFWEPNYHPIKHQL; encoded by the coding sequence ATGACCGAAGAATTTAATACAGCAAAAACACAGCTAGATATATTGGCCCCCACGTCATTATCGGGCAATGCCATACTGGAAAATCCATTACTAAATAAAGGCACCGCATTTAGTGAAGAAGAACGCATTGAATTGGGCTTGCTCGGCTTATTACCCCCACATATTGAGAGTCTCGATGATCAGGCTCTACGCGCCTACGAAGCATTTTCCATGTTTGAAACTGAACTGGAAAAACATATTTATTTGCGTGCTCTTCAGGATAATAATGAAATACTTTTTTACCGCATGGTGCATGACCACCTGACAGAAATGATGCCCATTATCTATACACCTGTAGTCGGTGAAGCCTGTCAAAAATTTAGTGAAATCTACCGGCGTTCCAGAGGGCTTTTTATCAGTTATCCCGAACGTCAATATATTGAGACTATTTTAGACAATGCTATCGGCAAAAATATTCGCGTCATTGTAGTAACTGATGGTGAGCGCATTCTCGGCTTAGGCGATCAGGGAGCGGGTGGAATGGGAATTCCAATTGGCAAACTTTCTCTTTATAGCGTATGCGGAGGCATAGATCCGGCAACGACTCTACCTATTACCCTGGATGTGGGCACCAATAATGAAGAACGCATCAAAGACCCCTTATACATAGGCTGGCGTCATTCGCGCATAAATGGTGAACAATATTACGAATTTCTGGATTTATTTGTACAGGCCGTAATACGCAAATGGCCGCAAGTGGTATTACAATTTGAGGATTTTGCTCTGATCCATGCAACACCTTTACTGGAGAAATATCGCGATCAACTATGTACCTTCAATGATGATATACAAGGCACGGCAGCAGTGACGGTTGGCACCTTACTAGCAGCGGTTAAAGCTGCCAATGTCAGTCTATGTGAGCAAAATGTTGTTTTTCTCGGAGCAGGTTCTGCAGGTTGCGGCATAGCCGAACAAATTATTGCTGCTATGGTGATGCTAGGGCTAACAGAAGCAGATGCGCGCCGGCATATATTCATGGTTGACCGTCACGGCCTGGTGCATGATGGCATGGAAGCAAAATTCCCGTTTCAACAGCGCCTGGCACAATCTTATACCCGGGTAGCAAACTGGTCAGCAGACAGCTCTCAAAGCATCAGTTTGTTAGAGGTGATAAAACAGGCACGCCCAGCTATTTTGATTGGCGTCTCAGGACAACCAGGGCTTTTTACAGAAGAAATTATCCGTGAAATGACTCGCGGTACTGCAACACCGATCATTTTTCCTTTATCTAATCCTACTGCACGTATCGAAGCAGAACCTGCTGATGTGATAAAATGGTCCGACGGCAAGGCATTGATAGCTACCGGAAGTCCATTCTCACCGGTCAATTATAAGGGGCAAAATTACCCCATAGCTCAATGCAATAACAGTTATATCTTTCCTGGGATAGGCCTGGGTATACTTGCTTCCGAAGCCAGCCGAGTAACTGATGGCATGTTAATGGCTGCCGCCATTGCGCTTAGTGAAAGTGCGGAAAACGATACCGGCTCTTCCGAATCCGGTTTGCTTCCTCCTCTAGAGGATATCCGTAAGGTGAGCAAGAATATTGCACTTGCAGTCGGTTTGCAAGCTCAGAGCGACGGTGTTGCGTCTAAGACATCCATTGAAATATTACAGGATAAAATTAATGAGACTTTCTGGGAACCTAATTATCATCCCATTAAGCATCAATTATAA
- the ctaD gene encoding cytochrome c oxidase subunit I: MTEQAAEKTCGGLTGFLKHWVFTTNHKDIGTLYLCLSFVMFFVGGAMALILRAELFIPGLQLVSPNFYNVLVTMHGLIMLLTVIMPVAVGLANWQIPMMIGAPDMALPRLNNMSFWILVFAILLLGSTIFMDGGGPNFGWTMYVPLSTSFGPPSTDFLIFSVHMLGISSILGSINIIATIINMRAPGMTWMKLPMFVWTWLVTAFLLLTIMPVLAGAVTMMLADRNFGTSFFNSAGGGDPLLFQHLFWFFGHPEVYVLILPAFGVISQVIPTFSRKKLFGYNRMVVATLAIAFLSLTVWAHHMFTSGLPLAAEIYFMYATMLIAIPTGIKIFNWLATMYQGSITFETPMLFAVGFIVMFTFGGFTGIMMSIAPSDFQYQDSYFIVGHFHYVLVPGAVFAYIAGIYYWLPKWCGRMYSETLGQWHFWLMVFATNLTFFPMHFLGLAGMPRRIPDYALQFTNFNMIVTVGAFIFGFSQLIFLYNVVRTIKRGPRTTAQVWDGADGLEWTLSSPPPHHSFQTPPDIK; the protein is encoded by the coding sequence ATGACTGAACAAGCCGCAGAAAAAACTTGCGGGGGCTTGACCGGCTTTCTAAAGCACTGGGTATTTACCACTAACCATAAAGATATTGGTACATTATATCTTTGTCTTAGTTTTGTGATGTTTTTTGTTGGTGGAGCAATGGCCCTGATCTTGCGTGCAGAACTGTTCATTCCGGGCTTACAACTGGTCAGTCCAAATTTTTATAATGTGCTGGTCACAATGCATGGTCTAATCATGCTCCTGACGGTGATTATGCCCGTGGCTGTTGGCCTGGCAAACTGGCAAATACCCATGATGATCGGTGCTCCGGATATGGCACTTCCGCGGCTTAATAATATGAGTTTCTGGATACTGGTGTTTGCTATTTTACTGCTCGGTAGCACTATTTTCATGGATGGCGGTGGTCCTAATTTTGGCTGGACTATGTATGTACCCCTTTCCACTAGTTTTGGCCCACCTAGCACTGATTTTCTGATTTTTTCTGTGCATATGCTGGGGATTTCATCAATCCTGGGATCAATCAACATCATTGCCACTATCATTAATATGCGCGCGCCAGGTATGACCTGGATGAAACTGCCGATGTTTGTATGGACATGGTTAGTCACCGCCTTCCTCTTGCTGACTATTATGCCTGTGCTGGCAGGTGCAGTAACCATGATGCTGGCAGACCGAAATTTTGGCACCAGCTTTTTTAATTCAGCCGGTGGTGGAGATCCTTTGTTGTTCCAGCATTTATTCTGGTTCTTCGGGCATCCGGAAGTCTACGTACTGATTTTGCCGGCATTTGGCGTTATCAGCCAGGTTATCCCTACCTTTAGTCGTAAAAAGTTGTTTGGTTATAACCGTATGGTTGTCGCGACCCTTGCCATTGCGTTTTTATCCCTTACGGTTTGGGCACACCATATGTTTACCAGTGGTTTGCCTCTGGCAGCAGAAATTTATTTTATGTATGCCACCATGTTAATTGCAATTCCAACCGGCATAAAAATATTTAATTGGCTAGCGACCATGTATCAGGGTTCAATAACTTTCGAAACACCGATGTTATTTGCCGTCGGGTTTATTGTGATGTTTACCTTCGGAGGTTTTACCGGCATCATGATGTCGATTGCACCGAGTGATTTTCAGTATCAAGACAGTTATTTTATTGTTGGCCATTTCCATTATGTGCTGGTACCTGGTGCCGTATTTGCCTATATTGCCGGTATCTATTACTGGCTACCTAAATGGTGTGGCAGGATGTACAGCGAAACTTTAGGTCAATGGCATTTCTGGCTGATGGTTTTTGCGACCAATCTAACTTTTTTTCCCATGCATTTTCTTGGTCTGGCGGGTATGCCCAGAAGAATACCTGATTATGCGCTGCAATTTACTAATTTCAATATGATTGTGACAGTAGGAGCCTTTATCTTCGGATTCTCCCAGCTTATATTTCTTTATAATGTGGTGCGCACTATAAAAAGAGGACCGCGCACGACTGCTCAGGTATGGGATGGAGCTGATGGATTGGAGTGGACGCTGTCATCACCACCTCCGCACCATAGTTTTCAGACGCCTCCGGACATTAAGTAA
- a CDS encoding FMN-binding glutamate synthase family protein, whose protein sequence is MTFMVKVYWLITLLGVPASITLATNYPDAYYLTGFCLLWAIIGGYDIYFSRSNLRRNYPVVCYLRYILEYIRPEIHQYFIANNIEERPFNREQRNLVYRRARLFPDTLPFGTEVDILEDGYLSAEHSLNPKEIAKQDTRVLFGGTQCTQPYSASRLNISAMSFGALSANAILALNKGAKIGGFAHNTGEGGLSPYHLKFGGDIIWQIGTGYFGCRNQDGSFNADAFQERASLDVVKMIEIKLSQGAKPSHGGILPAAKVSKEIAKIRLVEAGKDVVSPPAHSAFSTPKGLLQFVQQLRELSGGKPVGFKLCLGKKSEFLSICKAMLESQIFPDFITIDGAEGGTGAAPLEFSNRLGTPCLEAIYYVNQVLIGLNIKDQIRIIASGKTASGFDLLAKVALGADTVNAARTMMLALGCVQSQACNTNKCPTGIATQNPNRGKAVNVENKHVRVANFQDQTVSSFLQLCGAIGYEHPDMLRPSDIYRRFDQGLLHFDEIYTPLQPGQLLSNDVPKTYFADWQKASPEYF, encoded by the coding sequence ATGACCTTTATGGTAAAAGTATATTGGCTGATCACCCTGCTCGGGGTTCCTGCCAGCATTACTCTGGCGACAAATTATCCAGATGCCTATTATCTGACCGGATTTTGCCTGCTATGGGCAATTATCGGGGGCTACGATATATACTTTAGCCGCAGCAACTTACGCCGTAATTACCCTGTGGTTTGTTATCTGCGTTATATTCTTGAATATATACGCCCCGAAATTCACCAGTATTTTATTGCCAATAATATAGAAGAAAGACCCTTTAACCGTGAACAAAGGAACCTGGTTTATCGACGCGCCCGATTATTTCCTGATACTTTACCCTTTGGAACCGAGGTGGATATTCTGGAAGATGGTTATCTATCTGCAGAGCATTCTCTGAATCCAAAAGAAATTGCTAAACAGGATACTAGAGTATTATTCGGTGGTACGCAATGTACTCAGCCATATAGTGCTTCTCGATTAAATATCTCAGCAATGAGCTTTGGGGCCTTAAGTGCAAATGCCATATTAGCTTTGAATAAAGGCGCCAAAATAGGCGGGTTTGCCCATAATACTGGGGAAGGAGGTCTTAGTCCCTATCATTTAAAATTTGGTGGAGATATTATCTGGCAAATTGGTACCGGGTATTTTGGTTGTCGTAATCAGGATGGGAGTTTTAATGCCGATGCCTTTCAGGAGCGTGCATCTCTTGACGTTGTAAAAATGATAGAAATCAAACTATCACAAGGAGCTAAACCTTCTCATGGTGGTATATTACCTGCCGCTAAAGTAAGCAAGGAAATTGCCAAAATCCGTCTGGTTGAGGCAGGAAAGGATGTTGTCTCTCCCCCTGCACACAGCGCTTTCAGTACACCTAAAGGTTTACTGCAATTTGTTCAACAACTACGTGAGCTAAGTGGTGGCAAGCCTGTTGGCTTTAAATTGTGCCTGGGCAAGAAAAGTGAATTTCTCTCAATTTGCAAAGCGATGCTTGAATCTCAAATTTTCCCGGATTTTATTACTATTGATGGAGCAGAAGGTGGAACAGGTGCAGCTCCGTTAGAATTCTCCAACCGTCTAGGTACTCCGTGCCTGGAAGCGATTTATTATGTGAATCAGGTTCTGATTGGGCTCAATATTAAAGACCAGATACGGATTATTGCTTCAGGAAAAACTGCATCAGGGTTTGACCTGCTGGCAAAAGTTGCTCTGGGTGCCGATACTGTTAATGCTGCGCGGACCATGATGCTGGCGTTGGGATGTGTTCAATCACAAGCCTGCAATACCAACAAATGTCCAACCGGCATTGCCACCCAAAATCCAAACCGGGGAAAAGCAGTGAATGTCGAAAACAAACATGTACGAGTGGCTAATTTCCAGGATCAAACCGTCTCTTCGTTTTTGCAGCTATGCGGAGCTATTGGCTATGAACATCCTGATATGCTTCGTCCATCAGATATTTACCGCCGTTTTGATCAAGGCTTATTGCACTTTGATGAAATCTACACACCATTGCAGCCAGGTCAATTACTGTCAAATGATGTTCCAAAAACATATTTTGCCGATTGGCAAAAAGCATCACCGGAGTATTTTTAA